Below is a window of Pocillopora verrucosa isolate sample1 chromosome 6, ASM3666991v2, whole genome shotgun sequence DNA.
GAAAAAGGGAAGCTCAGCTGGAGAGCATCCACTTAAGTTATGAAATTAGACGAACTTGATCTTTTCGCTAATAATAGCAAACTAAGGAAATTCAAGAAGGATCCACAATCATTCACGAGAAAATCACAGATTTATTGAATGAATGTAACCCGTACCGTGAAAATGtattatttgcatattttgcgAAAgaagatcagaaaaaaaattttatatggCTATGAAGTTTCAaatttgggatcaatatcagtatctgggcaactgcccacctacccctcccctaaacgaacaacagtctattgataacaacttagggttaatgttgggttaggggaggggtaggtgggcagttgcccagatactgatattgatcccaaattTGTTGAGGTGAAAGACATTTTGGCATAAAATAAAAGCTTAAATCCATACTCTAACCTCTTTAGCAGAGAAAAATCCATTCTTTATCTTTATCCAAGATAGATagttcaaattgaaattttctgttttcattaaCAATGTTTATGAAGCTTCCACCTGAgatttattaatattttgtgGAGATCCATGATTTAAATTTggaaaacataaaagaaaaaatgaagaaaaaacaaaacttaagacaaagaaaagagtgaaaGGTTTTTCAATCACGATATGTAGCCATAGCGGCGCGATTTTCCAACTAACAATTTTTCGTTAGATTACACAGTGTCAAATTTAAACAAGGCACTCTTTAGCCACTCAGACAGGTCAGACATGCCTCTTAACGAGATTCAAGCGACGTggaagtttcttttcttttttgctacGTTAATGCTGGTTACGTTAATCTTTACCACGTGGAAATTTGACTCTGCTAAAAGCCCAAACCAGGTGAAAGCGACGAAAGAATTATTTCTGTATCTTACACAAACCGAAAGATGTCTTCGAACGAATGTCACACGAAATCTGGACTTAGACAACCGTTCAAAATGTGGCTGTGACGTTGTTGTTTTAAGTTATAAAGCAGAGTGCCGAGAATATCGCCCAGCTCACTTCACCTACTTGTTTGACAACACAACCACTTGGGGATCCGGTCGTAACAGGCTTTTCTTCCACGCTTTAGAGAGAAACACCTATTACTTGTATTACATATTTCTTGACGATGACATCTCCCTGAAATTTAACGAAAAAGCAACTCCAGCAATGAGACAACTCAGTCCAATCCAAGCTTTCCAAAACTGGCTTCTGGATTACGAGCCTGCAGTTGGTGTAATGGACTATTCGAACAATCCAGCGAAATCTTTAATCCAACTAAACTGGAAGATTTGCAATAAGAACTTTGTAAATCACACTTGGGTTGCAAGTCCGATCATTTTTTTCGATCCTGTTATTAATGCCTTTCATGCAAAAGCGGTCGTCCACATATTTCCGCTGGATACACGGTTTGAACAAGTTAATTGGTGGTTCACAGATAAATATCTTTGTTCTGTCGTGGAGATAAAGTTTCGTGGGCAAGCGTTGTTGTTCTTTCCTGTAACAGTCTACAATCCTCTGCATCGCCCATACCCGAGGTCTCTTGCGGGAATAAACAAAGCCTGGAGAGAATTTATTAAAGATGTAAAAAGAGATGTCCCCGAGCGATTCGCAAATCACAGCTTACTTAGGAAATTCAAGAAGGATCCACAATTATACACGAGAAAATCACAGACTTACTGCATGAATGTAACCCGTCACCAGGAAATTGTACCGTTTGCACACTTTGCAAGAGAGGAAGATAAAAAAAGCATTTAACATAGATTGACACGTGTTAACCTTTGAATTATTTACTCTCTGAGGACTTGGTACAAGTCATTTTGTCGTGAGATAGATGCATGGCagtgtttattcattttttctaaCCTCGTGATGGCTCGAGATTGAGCCGTTTGCGCACTTTGCTAAAGGAGAAGATTGAAGGAAACATGAAATAGATGTTGATATGTATTAAGTTTTAAATAAGACTCGACGGTAAAATAAAAGTTCAAAGCAACTCTTCTACAACGTCGTAGGTAGAAGAAAACACCATTCTTTATCCTTATCCAGGATGGGCACgatagaaaaaatgaaaagggaaaTGCGACTATCGCAattgaaactaaaatttttaGGTCAAGTTTTAAAATCTCCCCAAACCGCGACTAACGTAGCTCTTCAAACCGTGCGGAACTTTTTCGAGCATGCTACTTTTATCGGAAAGTACCAAGAGCCTGTAAATTGGTCCTCTTTGTACGTCTATGCACATAAGACCTCGGTTAGAGAACGCCTGCCATTGATTCCTGTCGCGGTTAACAGTGAGTTAAGCAGCCCCCATGTCCTGCTACTGGGAACAAGCAAGAAAATCGGACGCACAGAGAATGGCGGAGTTAGCCGTTTCTCTGACAACCACAGCCTCTGATTACACTTGTCTTGCTTATTCCACCTTCCACAGACAGAGGACCTGACTGACCTGGAAGAACTTCACATTTCAAGACGGGTCAATTCAGCTCCTGGTATGGGATCTGAGTTAAAATTGGAGTGAACTTCACTGTATCTTAACagaatttataattatttctttggaCTTAcattgtattttgttttgactCGCCGCGAATCAGCAAATATAGTTAAGGTTATCACGGgtcaaataagaaagaaataaaaaggcCTGAGTGAGTGTAATGTTTCAAGTTATTAGGGGGTTTTAAAGGCTATCAAAGGTAAAATCTCAATAAGGGTCTGATAGATACCTAGGAGAATTGAATCGATTTTTTGGCTTTTGAGTCGATAAAGTGTGGTGGATACTGATTCCGGTCACGAGATGGCGAGATGACTGATTTCCATGAATAAATTCTTCCTTGTAATCTCCCGTCCGCTTTGAGACCCGCCTCACTCATTAccacaaaaattttaaattcaaagcaaaatttccaAACCAATTTTGTCTACGAAATTTAATTTGCCGGCTACCTAAGGAGAAGTGCATGCCTGTATCTAGTACTTTCTTTGTTAATACAGAACAAGGAGACATGTGCATTTATTGATTTACTCGTGAACAAACTTCGTATAAAAGTGAAGCGCACGCTTACAAGACGTTTGCCTGTTTCTACTAACTTTGAGTTCTTGTTGGCTTATAATGATGTTCACCTCAATTCTGGTTTTGGTTTCCCGAAATTCAGTTGAAAACTACGCTACTTGGTCTTATTTGGAGACCGAATCAAGGGTATGACAAAGATCTTTGGATATGGGTCCATTTTGGTACTTTAAtgttaaaacaataaattgtgGCCTTTTTGTTTACAGAGGCACCGACAGGGCGTTTCCCGGTGATTAATTAATGAGACAtttttgggggaggggggatagGGGGAGAATAGGTTAAGTTAACAAGggcaaaagaaatcaaattgaagtaatgggggaagggggagagTAGGCTAAGTTAACAAGGGCAAAAGAGATCAAACTGAAGtaatggggggagggggagggggagggggaggataGGTTAAGTTAACAagggcaaaacaaaagagatcAGACTGAAGTAAtgggggggggtagggggggaATAGGTGATGTAACAAGGGCAAAAGAGATCAAACTGGAGTCTGTTCAGGCGTctaatggggggggggggagaggagaATAGGGCAGGCTAACAAGGGCAAAAAAGATCAAACCGAAGTAatgggagggagggggagaatAGGTTAAGTTAACAAGGGCAAAACAGAAGAGATCAAACTGAagtaatgggggggggggagggagggaatAGGTGATGTAACAAGGGCAAAAGAACCCAAACTGGAGTaatgggggggagggggacaATAGGTTAAGTTAACATGGGCAAAAGAGATCAAATTGAAGTAATAGGGGTTTGAAAGGGCCAATGTGTAGACAGTTTTGTCGCTGTTTGTTGGTACCTTACGCCAAGCGTACCAGGATCGGCAAAGTTCCTACAAGGTTCACTGATTGAGCCAATTTTCTCACAGTTTGAGTTGCTTTTCTATTTTGGAAAGGGATAGTTAATATTGTTTTCCTCTACTCACGAGTTTAAAAACGTCTGTTCAGGCGTCAAGCTACTTCATAACAAAATGACTCGCACTAAGTCCTCAGAGAGTAACTAATTCAAAGCTTAACACGTGTCAATctatgttaaatatttttttttatcttcctctCTTGCAAAGTGTGCAAACGGTACAATTTCCTGGTGATGGGTTACATTCATGCAGTAAGTCTGTGATTTTCTCGTGTATAATTGTGGATCCTTCTTGAATTTCCTAAGTAAGCTGTGATTTGCGAATCGCTCGGGGACATCTCTTTTTACATCCTTAATGAATTCTCTCCAGGCTTTCTTTGTTCCCGCAAGAGACCTCGGGTATGAGCGATGCAGAGGATTGTAGACTGTTACAGGAAAGAACAACAACGCTTGCCCACGAAACTTTATCTCTACGACAGAACAAAGATATTTATCTGTGAACCACCAGTTAACTTGTTCAAACCGTGTATCCAGCGGAAATATGTGGACGACCGCTTTTGCATGAAAGGCATTAATAACAGGATCGAAAAAAATGATCGGACTTGCAACCCAAGTGTGGTTTACAAGGTTCTTATTGCAAATCTTCCAGTTTAGTTGGATTAAAGATTTCGCTGGATTGTTCGAATAGTCCATTACACCAACCGCAGGCTCGTAATCCAGAAGCCAGTTTTGGAAAGCTTGGATTGGACTGAGTTGTCTCATTGCTGGAGTTGCTTTTTCGTTAAATTTCAGGGAGATTTCATCGTCAAGAAATATGTAATACAAGTAATTGGTGTTTCTCTCTAAAGTGTGGAAGAAAAGCCTGTTACGGCCGGATCCCCAAGTGGTTGTGTTGTCAAACAAGTAGGTGAAGTGAGCTGGGCGATATTCTCGGCACTCTGCTTTATAACTTAAAACAACAACGTCACAGCGACATTTTGAACGGTTGCTTAAATCCAGATTTTGTGTGAGTTTCGTTCGAAGACATCTTTCGGTTTGAGTAAGATACACAAATAACTCTTGCGTTGCTTTCACTTGGTTTGGGCTTTTAGCAGAGTCAAATTTCCACGTGGTAAAGATTAAAGTAGCCATCACGAGGGTAGagaaaatgaataaacactTCAATGCTGCTTGGATCTTGTTTAAAAGTATCATGTCTGACTTATCTGGCCTAATTGTAAGTGCCGACAGAAGAATCGTGTAGAAGATTGATAAATGGAACATCGAGCCGTCATGGTTACACAAATCGCTTAGAAAatctctctttttcattttctctctctgttttatttatttattaattttttttgttggttttctcCCCCTGTTATTCACGGatctgaataaaaattaaatttccctGCCACATTCATAAATTTAATATGAAAGGTTGAGAAGTATTGTCAGTAAAAAGGAAAACCTAAATTTGCACTCATACTTAAAACTGAATCTTacatacattttcaagaaaatgatggaggtatatatatttttttcaagaggATCATTTAACAACCTTAGAGATTCATGGCACCTAATTTTCAATCGAGAGgcattttgaataataaatttgtGAAGGTAACATGGTCATGCCACGTATTGGAGTGTGGTTTTAGATTGTTGCATTCCTATAAACACGCGAAAGAGACGGAATTCAGACCCGTGGTTAGATGATAAGAATCGTGGTGATGAGAGAAGATCTTACTACAACTTTTTCAGACCTCCAAGGTATCATGCGCCTAAAGATTTTCCTTTATCGAATATAGTTAAGGTCTGGGACTTTACTTACGACTAATAAACACTTAAATTATGAGCACATCATGACATGAGATTTGACTTTCAGCCGTCAAAGGGCCTAAAATTTGACTGTCAACCGTCAAATCATCTTTTAGCTACCCTCCGTTAAAATCATCATTTGAATTAACACCCGCTTAATATTTGATGATGGTGAAGCAGAAGCAACTATCACGCACGGAAATCTCGAGCTCATAAAAATCCAATCGTTGCGTACCTAAAATGCATGAAACATGTAAAACATGGCCAAATGGCAACCAAACAGATGCACGAAAATCAATCTAAATTCGCTCACGCAGCGTGACAAAATATTtccacagaaataaaaaaaaaaaaaaaagtaagactATGTAAAGGTTATAGTTTATTTGCTTTATAATTTATATAGTTCCAGTGCAGAGCCTAAACTCCCACGAAGCTTTCTAATTTTAAATCATGGTTATAATCAAactgtttaatcgtttgtctcacgatgtagtcacttgagttgtagatcgcgacgtttccACTGCTTACTTAGTGTGAGACTCGTTCAAAGACATCTTTCGGTTTGAGTTAGATACACAAATAATTCTTGCGTCGTTTTGTCTTCGTTTGGGCTTTTAGCTGAGTCAAATTTCCACGTGGTAAAGATTAAAGTAGCCATCAGGAGGgtagaaaaaatgaataaacactTCCATACTGCTTGGATCTTGTTTAAAAGTGCCATGCCTGACTAATCTGGCCGAATAGTAAGTGCGACAGTAGAATCGTGCAGAAGGTTGGTAAATGGAGCATGGAGCCTTCATGGTTACACAAATCGCTCATGataaaatctttctttgtgTGAAAAGTGCCATGTCTGACTAATCTGGGTAAATAGTTAGTGTCGACAGAAGAATCGTGCAGAAGATGGGTAAATGGAACATCAAGCCGTCATGGTTACACAAATCGCCTGCAAaatctttcttgttgttt
It encodes the following:
- the LOC131780714 gene encoding uncharacterized protein, giving the protein MATLIFTTWKFDSAKSPNQVKATQELFVYLTQTERCLRTKLTQNLDLSNRSKCRCDVVVLSYKAECREYRPAHFTYLFDNTTTWGSGRNRLFFHTLERNTNYLYYIFLDDEISLKFNEKATPAMRQLSPIQAFQNWLLDYEPAVGVMDYSNNPAKSLIQLNWKICNKNLVNHTWVASPIIFFDPVINAFHAKAVVHIFPLDTRFEQVNWWFTDKYLCSVVEIKFRGQALLFFPVTVYNPLHRSYPRSLAGTKKAWREFIKDVKRDVPERFANHSLLRKFKKDPQLYTRKSQTYCMNVTHHQEIVPFAHFAREEDKKKYLT
- the LOC131780713 gene encoding uncharacterized protein translates to MPLNEIQATWKFLFFFATLMLVTLIFTTWKFDSAKSPNQVKATKELFLYLTQTERCLRTNVTRNLDLDNRSKCGCDVVVLSYKAECREYRPAHFTYLFDNTTTWGSGRNRLFFHALERNTYYLYYIFLDDDISLKFNEKATPAMRQLSPIQAFQNWLLDYEPAVGVMDYSNNPAKSLIQLNWKICNKNFVNHTWVASPIIFFDPVINAFHAKAVVHIFPLDTRFEQVNWWFTDKYLCSVVEIKFRGQALLFFPVTVYNPLHRPYPRSLAGINKAWREFIKDVKRDVPERFANHSLLRKFKKDPQLYTRKSQTYCMNVTRHQEIVPFAHFAREEDKKSI